TATCTTTACTCTTCCCTccaattttaatttaaatatattacTATTTTAATAATAAGGCATAAGTATAAAGCAAATTATTGGAACTGATATATCAAACTTGTAACACCCCCTTTTTATAATAAAAGGAGATATTATTTAaaatccataaacctgcaaacCGAGTattaatatatttctaaacaataattaaatagTCTAAGAatctttaaaaataatattaaatctccaaactgtCTAAAACAAATATATAAATGTTGAATCtctaaataattaaatctcgaTAATGATAAAGTCAAGAATCCTAATCAACGAAATGGGGTAGCTCTCCATAACATAATCCCAGATCCCCCAAGCACCTGTCtgaaaaagaatacggcatgagccaaacgcccaatacggatttggaatacagtttataaaacaaagagatcagaaataaataatctgcactttataataaaacaacaattttaaaaataaggctgaagcaacgaggggttaggatatttcataccgagatcagaacagatacatatacacacatcataaggtacctaatgcgtgcaacagaatggataacgtgtacggcatatacaacgtcaccataaatcaaatcacaaatcaaactctgggtgcacccatgTATCCTGAATAAATATCAAATGCTCAAAaactcctcccaagagctaacagaaggatacgtcgtgaccaatcacactgtcacgagagtgtcatgtcactggtgccgcaatgacatggttgtagtacccctacagctggttaactcggtataccctaaatcacactAAGGGTCCAAACGAAAAATAATATTTCTCGCAAAATTTAAAAATCACCTGAGACAAATAATTGAGGTCTCCAAAACAGAGGGTGTCataaatcaatttttaaaataattttcgaaagCCAAAATATCTAAACAATATTGACAGAGCGAATAAATACGAAACTCAACAAATCAGAgatatttaatttctaaaaagAGGAGTATTGAATAAAAAGGGGACAAAATCCGTACCTTAAATATTGCAAACTCTAACACTCACAAAATCCGCAAACGATCCTATAAACTCTAGGCTCCTTACCTAAttacaaaattataatttattattaaaattatttatatatttctttaatcggcaaatttctttttcaattaaaattttataatCTGATTCTCTTGATTTTATTATCAGTAACATATTCAACTAGTTAATATAATGACCAATTAATCTGTAGGCAAGAGGAACAAGACCGGAGGCCAGACTCTTTCTATGCAACATAAATATTACATAATAGCTTGGATGTACAGCCTTTCCAGGAACTTGAAATCACATGTATTACAAAAAGTTACCAACACTAGTTAACAAGATTTGTACTACTAAGTTAGATGCATGCAACCTGactttaataatattaaaatattatacaAACAACATTACTTGTTAACTCATATTTGTACACATTTATCATTACATTTATCTAATCTAATAAACTTAATTCTAGTACAGGGAAACTTAGATCACCTCGAAATATATTAGTACTAATAAACATGTACACATGCATATTAACATATTAACACATACGAGGATTAACAAGTCTAAGAGATAATTAATACACATAAAATCAATGAATAGTATCTAAAAGAAAGttattataattaataataaaattggTAAATATAGAACATCATCTCTATTATATAATTACAAGTAACAATTTCTAAATAAATTAATGAACTCATGAAATATATTATAACAATAAAAATTATTAATCACAATAAGAACGATACTTATAAACATAATattatatatgataaacatgacCCGTAATCATGGCTTCGTATATAGTTCACAATCTGAAATCAAAAAATAAAACTAACCAGAGGATAGATATAATATACATGATATAAGCAAACTATATTAAACtaatattcaattattaacttAACTAGGCTTATACATATAAATCTTTGTATAAGAATAAGTATGAAAAAAAGGACCATATAATAAATAATACCTTCTTTTACGATTACTGAGCAGGCTAAAGTCGGACAATCCCACTCCTCTCTATTTCAATTGACCCTTCTCTGTTTCGTCTTATTTCTCTATGCGCAGCCTTATATTAATTTAGGATTTTATTAATAGACTTATGTACTCAATAATAACAGTGTAAGTTAATTTATAGCACACCAAATGTCCTACAACTTTTAAAATTGAAACTTTAATAATCAACCAAATATCTAATACGAGTCCTTGTTCTTTTCTAATTAGCTAATATTAAAAGCACTTATTTTAATTCTAATCTaaatcttattattattattaaataaaataaaattcacgagtattacatatataccccttaaaaaggattccgtcctcggaatcaaaCTAAACTAAATACTCGTACCTGAATCGAATAAATGTGGATATTTCTCACGAATAGATTATTCTAATTCTCAAGTAGCCTTTCTCTCGGaatgatttttccataaaattttcACAAATGGAATGGTATTCTTCCTCAAAACTCGCCcctctcgagctaagatagcctcgacatcttcctcacaagaaagatcATCTCTAATCTTATGTAACGGATACTGAACAATGTGTAATGGATGATATTTATAGCCCCTCAAAAcagacacatgaaacacattatgcacatgagatagttgtggtggcaacgcaactctataagatatttccccaactttctccataacatcaaaaggtccaatatatctcGGACTAAGCTTTCCCTTCATACAAAAACGCTTAACAACCTTACAAGGCGACACTTTcaagaacacatgatcacctggctTAAATCCACCAAACTTCCGATGTTGATCCGCGTAACTCTTTTGACGAGATCGAgcttccttcaaactttcttttaaCTTTCTCTACCTTCTCATTTGTGATCCTAACCAACTTCGGCCCTTCAATAactctctcaccaacctcatcccaacaagatggtgcccAACACCTCCAACCATACAAAgcctcaaatggtggcataccaatactcgcgtGTCAACTATTATTGTACGCAAACTCAACAAGATACAAATATTTATCCCAATCACCTGTCCACTCCAAAGCATATGCTCTCAACATATCCTTCAATATCTGGATCGTCCGCTCTGACTGTCCATcggtctgtggatgataagctgtactaaAATTAAGCCTCGTACCCCAAGCTTGCTGGAATCCTTTCCAAAAATGTGATGTAAATCTCGTATCTCTGTCAGAAACTATCGACACAGGAACACCATGAAGTCTAACAATATCACGCTGAAAAATCTCTGCCAACTCATGAACAGGAGTAGTCTCTCTAATAGGTAAAAAGTGAGCGGACTTAGTaagtctatcaaccaccacccatatgACATCGTTCTTCTTGAAAGTCCTCGGCAAATGAGTCACAAAATCCATAATAATGTTTTCTCACTTTCAAACTGGAATATCTAActgctgcaacaatccactaggcctctgatggtctatcttcacttgttgacatgtaagacattttctcacaaattctgctatatctcccttcattccactccaccaaaagtgcttcttcaaattcctatacatcttggtggaaCCTGGATGGATAAAgaatgaagaactatgagcctcTTTTAAAATTTCCTCGCGAATTATCGTGTCTGCAGGAACACATAATTTTCCACCCAACCATATGACACCTTCCTCATCAACataaaaatgtgtttgctttcCACCTGCCATCTCATATCTAATACCTTGCAAACCTGTATCACTCTTCTGAGCTTCCTTAGCCCTTGAAATAAGATTTGGTTCCACTTTCAAACTTGCAATACTACCTCCTGACCCTCTGACATACATTTCAACACCCAATcgctccaaatctgaaataaggttcggctgagtaatgagagatgcaacactccccaagttcttcctactaagagcATACACTACTACATTCGCCTTCCCTGGATGGTACTGAATATTTGCATCATAATTcttaagaagttcaagccacctccgctgcctcatattaagctccttctgagtaaagcTGTATATGAGACTCTTGTGACcagtaaagatgtcacaagtctctccataaagatagtgtctccagatcttcaaagAAAATATGATAGCcgctaactccaagtcatgggtaggatagTTCACCTCATAAGGTTTAAGTTGCCTAGAGGCGTACGAAATCACGTTCCCATGTTGCATAAGAACAAACCCCAATCctctcttagaagcatcactataaacctgAAAACCTCCACTTTCTGATGGCAACACAATTATTGGAGCAGACACCAAcctcttcttcaactcttgaaagctcttctcacGATCATAATTCCACTCAAACTTAATGCCCTTCCTCATTAGCTGAGTCAAATGCAAAGCTATGGAAGAGAAACCTTCCACAAAACGCATGTAGTGACCTGTCAATCCCAAGAAACTCCTCAACTCCGTCACATTGCTAGGTCTGGGCCAATTAGTAATAGCCTCGACTTTCGCAGGATCCAACTCAATGTCCCTACCAGACACAATATGCCCCAagaatgccacttcctccaaccagaattcacacttggaaaatttcgcaaacaacttcttctccctcaaaatttcaagtacagtacgtaaatgctcctcatgctcctctctgctcctagagtatatcaagatatcatcaatGAAGACCACCACGAATTTATCCAGATAATCATGAAAGACCTGATTTATCAAATCTATAAATACCGCCGGTAcattcgtcaacccaaaggacatcacgagaaactcataatgaccataacgagTACGAAATACAGTCTTCAGAATGTCTTCCTCCCTAACTCGTAATTGATGGTAACCAGAtatcaaatctatcttcgaaaagtacttcgccccttataactgatcaaataagtcatcaatgtgtggcaaaggatacctgtttctgatagtcaccttattcaactccctatagtcaatgcacaatctcatgcaaccatccttcttcttcacaaacaatacaggagctccccacggagacacaaTTGGCCTGAGAAATCCCCTAtttaacaactcttgcaactgctcCTTCAATTCCTGCAACTcaactggtgccatccggtaagGCGCCTTAGAAATAGGCTCAGCACCTGGAACTAGTTCAATAGTAAACTCCACCTCTCTATGTGGTGGCAAACCTGGTAGCTCATCGGGGAACACATCTTCATAGTCCCTCACCACTGGATAATCCTCAATGCGAGGTTCATCCTTCGATGTATCCTTCACGAAAGCAAGGTAGCCATCACAACCCTTAGACAACAATTTACTCGCCTTTAGAGCAGAAATTAACTTAACATCCCCCTTCGGTTGAGACCCTTGGTATACGAATTCTGGTTTATCTGCATCCCCAAAGATCACCCTTTTTCCTTGACAATCAATTGTGGCACGATGTTCACTCAACCAATCCATACccaaaataacatcaaagtcatGCATCTCCATCGGAAGCAAGTTAACCTTATAATTTCTATCTCCAACAACTATCAGACACTCTGGATATATATCAGATATAATAACAGAATTCCCCATCGGGGTAGCAATAGACATATGAGGATATAATAATGAAGGTGCAACGCCAAGATGACGAACAAACGATAAAGACATAACAGAATGGGTCGAACcagtatcaaataacacataaggATCACGTCTACCAACAAGATGTGTTCCTGAAACGGTACCTGAATTAGCTGCTGCCTGATTTGAGGTCAATACAAATACTCAGACTGTAGGATTATGCTGACTGCCACTACCATCGTCAGCTCCTCCTCCACCAGTTTTGCGTGACACTGTACAATCCTTTGCCCTATGGGACATGCTACCACATAAGAAACAAGCCCCGGTCTGTCTGTAACAAGCTCTACCTGGATGATGTCCACCACATGTAGCACAAGGAGCCACTGGAATCATATTGGGGTTTCCCCCATACACTGAGTAACGGCTCTGCCTCTGCTGACGATTCTGCCACTGCCTAGGTTGCTTCTGTCGCTGAAACTGCTGATTCTGATTTTGACAAACATACTGATTTCGGCCGTGGAATGACTGACCACCCCTATTCTGGTTCTGTCCGCGCCACTGTCCCTGCTGACCACTCTGACCTTCATACCACTGTATACCCTGTACAAAACCCTGATCATCCCTAGTCCTCTTACTCCCACTGTTAGACCTAGAAGTCCTGAAATCTATGTGCTCCTTCTCAACGTCCTTTGCTGCAACAGCCACCTCTGCCAAATTATCAAATTTAAAGGAAATTATGGAACCCCTCAGATAAGACTTCAACCCCCATTTAAATTTATCAGCCTCCTATGCAGCAGTCCCTGCAACTGTCCCAACAAATCTAGCCAACCTTATGAACCTCGCCATATAATCTGTAATGCTCTCATCATGGTGCCGCACAATAGAATGAAACTCCCTTAAATAAGCCACCCTATCAGCATTAGAGAAGTACTGCTCATAGAATACTTCCTTGAATCCTTGCCATTCTAAAGCCTCTGCATACTGGTCCCCCTTAGTAGCTTTCACTCCTCTCCACCATCTCTGAGCATCCCCCTCCAACTTATATACAGCTAACCTgaccttctgaatctcatcaCAACCCAGTGCATCAAAAATCTTTTCGAGATGACCAATCCAATTTTCAGCATCAATAGGAGTTGGTGCTGTACTAAAAGAGTCTGGTTTCTGCTTCACAAACCTCTCCAACCATACAAACGGCTCCAACTGATGGCCCTGACCGTTCTGATTCTGATTCCCAttgccattctgatttccttgtccATTCTGATTTCCCTTGCCATTCTGATTTCCCTCGCCATTCTGATTTTCTTGGTTTGCCAAAGCCTGCTGTACAGCCTGAGCCACTACTTGCCCTATCATCTCAATAAGCtgagtgttagggcgaaaacacgcgctaatattcacgcaagtatacgcgttcgcaagtagtataagatataaatcagattcgttcccacagagactggtttaggttaagttcaatttatgcacctatgcaacaatgtatggttatcgctcaatgctaagacaaataacaaattgggtttttattaaactaagagattatattaaataacattaactaagagaattgaggttgaattactatatatgacaaacatgggatcctaacttcattaaatacttcattcaatagccttattgttcttaaccttagcatgtgatggtgaggacactaatcagataacacgaaactgataaacgccaactttcgttgcacgagtaccattctaccagacatccataaaagagatagaagctgaataggcaccaattatattgagaccctatatgtctatagaatttgacaacataacggtttaagaacaagttatctatcttgattacatagggcaagtaaaatggttagagttacctacgaatcatgcatacacatacatgaacctatgctagcatggcaagttctaaacctctatattcactgtcgcttcaatagagattaacacgctatcttatatgttagctacgcacataagacgaataagcacaaccatactaggatatcaatcaatcaccacacaccaagatatcgaaacaattaactattgaaatccataagtaaatctgctagaatcccatgacaacgattagcccataatcgaactcatcgtcaccatgggttccaatgaaagcatggtataaacaaggtcttaataaactaaataataatcaaagtacgaataaacgagatctaggttcaacaagaatgaaaacgagcatccaaagttacaactaattcaaagaatcacaagttgaaaataagatcttctttttcggagttattctgtgcttctaggccttctccttggtatcccaatcttcccggat
This sequence is a window from Apium graveolens cultivar Ventura chromosome 9, ASM990537v1, whole genome shotgun sequence. Protein-coding genes within it:
- the LOC141685206 gene encoding uncharacterized protein LOC141685206 encodes the protein MIGQVVAQAVQQALANQENQNGEGNQNGKGNQNGQGNQNGNGNQNQNGQGHQLEPFVWLERFVKQKPDSFSTAPTPIDAENWIGHLEKIFDALGCDEIQKVRLAVYKLEGDAQRWWRGVKATKGDQYAEALEWQGFKEVFYEQYFSNADRVAYLREFHSIVRHHDESITDYMSYLRGSIISFKFDNLAEVAVAAKDVEKEHIDFRTSRSNSGSKRTRDDQGFVQGIQWYEGQSGQQGQWRGQNQNRGGQSFHGRNQYVCQNQNQQFQRQKQPRQWQNRQQRQSRYSVYGGNPNMIPVAPCATCGGHHPGRACYRQTGACFLCGSMSHRAAANSGTVSGTHLVGRRDPYVLFDTGSTHSVMSLSFVRHLGVAPSLLYPHMSIATPMGNSVIISDIYPECLIVVGDRNYKVNLLPMEMHDFDVILGMDWLSEHRATIDCQGKRVIFGDADKPEFVYQGSQPKGDVKLISALKASKLLSKGCDGYLAFVKDTSKDEPRIEDYPVVRDYEDVFPDELPGLPPHREVEFTIELVPGAEPISKAPYRMAPVELQELKEQLQELLNRGFLRPIVSPWGAPEVAFLGHIVSGRDIELDPAKVEAITNWPRPSNVTELRSFLGLTGHYMRFVEGFSSIALHLTQLMRKGIKFEWNYDREKSFQELKKRLVSAPIIVLPSESGGFQVYSDASKRGLGFVLMQHGNVISYASRQLKPYEVNYPTHDLEGSGGSIASLKVEPNLISRAKEAQKSDTGLQGIRYEMAGGKQTHFYVDEEGVIWLGGKLCVPADTIIREEILKEAHSSSFFIHPGSTKIETTPVHELAEIFQRDIVRLHGVPVSIVSDRDTRFTSHFWKGFQQAWGTRLNFSTAYHPQTDGQSERTIQILKDMLRAYALEWTGDWDKYLYLVEFAYNNS